Proteins encoded together in one Shewanella acanthi window:
- a CDS encoding cobyric acid synthase — translation MVQGTTSDAGKSTLVAGICRLLAREGLKVAPFKPQNMALNSAVTVDGGEIGRAQALQAAACFLAPHTDFNPILLKPSSDTNAQVIVHGKALETLDAAAFFGPDSAGYKQRAMEAVITSFTRLSQQFQSILVEGAGSPAEINLRQGDIANMGFAEAVDCPVIIIADIDKGGVFAHLVGTLALLSPSEQARVKGFVINRFRGDIGLLQPGIDWLESYTQKPVLGVLPYLHDLYLDAEDALPIKSFDESPILATPRFKVRVLVYPRISNHTDFDPLRLHPDIDFDYVSLQSLAANSQSGFPSADLWILPGSKNVRADLNFMRSHGWDRELARHLRYGGKVLGICGGYQMLGQAIADPHGIEDVAGSIEGLGYLPITTQLEVAKQLRSVSGKLTLLDTEIAVKGYEIHCGVSTYTEQRKAPLQLCCHEMIDAEVYGSLSHSPLNETSWSDGCLSDDGLILGTYLHGLFDCPEATKLILRWAGFTAASGIDIDAQREIQLERLADVLAEHIDLPRLYSILDGK, via the coding sequence ATGGTGCAAGGCACGACATCCGATGCGGGCAAGAGCACCCTCGTTGCTGGAATATGTCGATTACTCGCCCGTGAAGGGTTGAAAGTGGCTCCCTTCAAGCCACAGAATATGGCGCTAAATAGCGCGGTAACCGTCGATGGTGGCGAGATTGGCCGAGCTCAGGCGTTGCAGGCTGCAGCCTGTTTTCTTGCGCCTCACACGGACTTTAATCCGATTCTTTTAAAGCCGAGTTCAGATACCAATGCGCAGGTGATTGTCCATGGTAAAGCTTTGGAAACCTTAGATGCGGCGGCGTTTTTTGGCCCTGATTCGGCGGGGTATAAGCAGCGAGCGATGGAGGCGGTTATCACCTCCTTTACGCGCTTAAGTCAGCAATTCCAAAGCATTTTGGTGGAAGGTGCGGGTAGCCCCGCCGAGATCAATCTTCGTCAGGGTGATATTGCCAATATGGGTTTTGCCGAGGCTGTCGATTGCCCTGTGATCATCATCGCCGATATCGATAAGGGCGGTGTTTTTGCCCATCTGGTTGGCACGCTTGCACTGTTATCGCCCTCGGAACAAGCGAGGGTGAAGGGCTTTGTGATCAATCGTTTTCGCGGTGACATAGGTTTATTGCAACCGGGTATTGATTGGCTGGAGTCCTATACCCAAAAACCAGTGTTAGGGGTTTTGCCTTATCTGCATGACTTGTATTTGGATGCTGAAGATGCGCTGCCGATTAAGTCGTTCGACGAATCCCCGATACTGGCTACGCCACGCTTTAAGGTGCGAGTGTTGGTTTATCCTAGGATCAGTAACCACACCGACTTTGATCCCTTAAGGCTGCACCCCGATATCGATTTTGACTATGTATCATTGCAAAGTCTGGCGGCTAATTCCCAATCGGGCTTCCCATCGGCGGATCTGTGGATTTTACCGGGCAGTAAAAACGTGCGAGCCGATCTCAATTTTATGCGTTCCCATGGCTGGGATCGAGAACTTGCTCGCCACTTAAGATATGGCGGTAAAGTGCTGGGTATCTGCGGCGGCTATCAAATGCTCGGGCAAGCGATTGCCGATCCCCATGGCATCGAGGACGTCGCGGGGTCGATTGAAGGCCTTGGCTATTTGCCGATAACGACCCAACTTGAAGTGGCAAAACAGCTTAGAAGCGTCAGTGGTAAATTAACACTGCTGGATACTGAGATTGCTGTTAAGGGTTATGAAATCCATTGCGGCGTGTCCACTTATACGGAACAGCGCAAGGCACCACTGCAACTTTGTTGTCATGAAATGATCGATGCTGAAGTTTATGGCAGTTTAAGTCATAGCCCTTTAAATGAAACAAGTTGGAGCGATGGCTGCTTAAGTGACGATGGATTAATCCTTGGCACTTATCTTCATGGGTTATTCGATTGCCCTGAGGCCACAAAATTAATTCTGCGCTGGGCGGGATTTACCGCTGCATCGGGTATCGACATTGATGCCCAGCGTGAAATCCAGCTGGAGCGCTTAGCCGATGTACTCGCTGAACATATAGATTTGCCACGTTTATATTCGATTCTCGATGGCAAATAG
- the cobU gene encoding bifunctional adenosylcobinamide kinase/adenosylcobinamide-phosphate guanylyltransferase has translation MIHLVLGGARSGKSRYGESLVKGFALKGAKAIYLATATAKDEEMASRIAKHQLQRQETNIDWQLVEEPLALTAKLKALAAPDSVILVDCLTLWLTNQLLAQDDEEPASTESDFALDFARSSKRTSPIEALHRAKTEFLAALSELDGEVILVSNEVGSGIVPLGELSRQFVDEAGWLNQAIAELADSVTLVVAGLPLTLK, from the coding sequence GTGATCCATTTGGTGCTAGGCGGTGCCCGCAGTGGTAAGAGCCGCTATGGTGAATCCTTGGTAAAAGGCTTTGCCTTAAAAGGTGCCAAAGCGATTTATCTGGCAACGGCGACCGCCAAAGACGAGGAGATGGCTTCGCGTATCGCTAAGCACCAATTACAGCGTCAGGAAACAAATATTGATTGGCAGCTGGTGGAAGAACCCTTAGCGCTAACGGCTAAGCTAAAAGCCTTGGCCGCACCCGATAGCGTTATTTTGGTTGATTGTTTGACCCTCTGGCTAACCAATCAATTACTCGCTCAAGATGATGAAGAACCCGCATCGACCGAGTCAGATTTTGCCTTAGATTTTGCCAGAAGCAGCAAACGAACATCGCCTATCGAGGCATTGCATCGAGCCAAAACGGAATTTTTAGCTGCGCTTAGCGAGCTTGATGGCGAGGTGATTCTCGTCAGCAACGAAGTTGGCTCTGGGATTGTCCCCTTAGGTGAACTTAGCCGCCAATTTGTCGATGAAGCGGGCTGGTTAAATCAAGCCATTGCTGAGCTAGCTGATAGTGTCACGCTGGTTGTGGCGGGGTTGCCATTAACACTTAAATAG
- a CDS encoding adenosylcobinamide-GDP ribazoletransferase, translating into MSERESWHKEIDLFLVAMGYFTRIPMPKWVEVDTDKLNKASRYFGLVGLLVGLLCAIVFWLTQNWLPAGVSVLLAMGTGVLLTGGFHEDGLADTFDGFGGGHTAEEKLSIMKDSRLGSFGAIALVLFLVLKWQLLVELALYDPVVAGSALIVAHTVSRVVAASLIFTEKYVREDATSKSKPLSQHQGINELFILIASGVLVLLFLKGLAALSLLLVMIGLRRLIVVIYRRQIGGYTGDTLGAAQQICEIVCYLVLLIVGSIL; encoded by the coding sequence ATGTCAGAGCGCGAAAGCTGGCACAAAGAGATAGATTTGTTTTTAGTCGCCATGGGCTATTTTACCCGTATTCCTATGCCGAAATGGGTCGAAGTCGACACCGATAAACTCAATAAGGCCAGTCGTTATTTCGGCTTGGTGGGCCTATTGGTTGGTCTGCTGTGCGCGATTGTTTTCTGGCTCACTCAAAATTGGTTACCCGCAGGGGTTTCAGTGTTGCTCGCCATGGGCACAGGGGTGTTGCTCACGGGAGGCTTCCACGAAGATGGCCTTGCCGATACCTTTGACGGCTTTGGCGGTGGTCATACCGCTGAAGAAAAACTCAGTATTATGAAGGACTCGCGCCTTGGCAGCTTTGGCGCTATCGCGCTGGTGTTGTTCCTTGTGCTCAAATGGCAATTGCTGGTGGAACTAGCCCTGTACGACCCCGTCGTAGCGGGTTCGGCATTAATCGTTGCCCATACAGTTAGCCGCGTGGTTGCGGCGAGTCTTATCTTTACTGAGAAGTATGTGCGTGAAGATGCGACCAGTAAATCTAAGCCCCTGTCTCAACACCAAGGCATCAATGAGCTGTTTATTTTGATTGCTAGCGGTGTGTTGGTGTTACTGTTCCTTAAGGGCTTAGCGGCACTTTCATTACTGTTGGTGATGATAGGTTTACGCCGATTAATTGTGGTGATTTACCGTCGCCAAATCGGTGGCTATACCGGAGACACCCTAGGCGCTGCGCAGCAAATTTGCGAAATCGTCTGTTATTTAGTGCTACTGATTGTAGGTAGTATCCTGTGA
- the cobT gene encoding nicotinate-nucleotide--dimethylbenzimidazole phosphoribosyltransferase yields MSNVEVLFQITPVSHLNDGVIAQKIDLKTKPQGSLGKLESLALQIARIQGAECLKINAPTMLVFAGDHGIAREGISIAPSEVTAQMVQNFANGGAAINVFCRQLGWQLEVIDCGILTPSKAEGICLQRLGAGTQAIHLAPAMDIATVDKGFEMARQLVERHCQAGCNLIGIGEMGIGNSSAASAIMAAILKLDVKDCVGRGTGISTEVLARKTELLELALRRHQSELDSPKQILAHLGGFEIVQMTGAMLAAAERDMLTVVDGFIATAAALVAVAIAPNVRDYLIFAHQSEEQGHQAMLAHLQAKPLLDLGLRLGEGTGAALALPLIQAAANFYNQMASFSDAGIEAVV; encoded by the coding sequence ATGTCTAACGTAGAAGTGTTATTTCAGATTACGCCTGTTAGTCATCTTAACGATGGTGTTATAGCGCAGAAAATCGATTTGAAAACTAAACCCCAGGGCTCACTTGGCAAACTTGAATCCCTTGCACTGCAAATTGCCCGTATTCAAGGAGCTGAATGCCTAAAGATTAACGCTCCAACCATGCTGGTCTTCGCAGGTGACCATGGCATAGCCCGCGAAGGCATTTCAATTGCGCCGAGTGAAGTCACTGCGCAAATGGTGCAAAACTTTGCCAATGGCGGCGCGGCCATCAATGTGTTTTGCCGTCAGCTCGGTTGGCAATTGGAAGTGATTGATTGCGGTATCTTGACTCCTTCTAAGGCTGAAGGCATTTGCTTGCAGCGCCTTGGGGCGGGGACTCAAGCCATCCATTTGGCTCCTGCGATGGATATTGCCACGGTGGATAAAGGGTTTGAAATGGCGCGCCAGTTGGTCGAGCGTCATTGTCAGGCGGGTTGTAATTTAATAGGTATCGGTGAGATGGGCATAGGCAATAGTTCAGCCGCATCAGCCATTATGGCGGCCATACTCAAGCTGGATGTAAAGGATTGTGTCGGGCGCGGTACCGGCATTAGCACTGAGGTGCTTGCGCGTAAAACCGAGCTGCTAGAATTGGCTCTGCGTCGTCATCAAAGTGAACTTGATTCTCCTAAACAGATTTTGGCCCACCTTGGCGGCTTTGAAATTGTGCAGATGACAGGTGCCATGTTAGCGGCGGCGGAGCGGGATATGTTGACTGTGGTCGATGGTTTTATTGCAACCGCCGCGGCGTTAGTGGCGGTCGCGATAGCGCCTAATGTGCGCGATTATTTGATTTTTGCCCATCAATCCGAGGAGCAAGGTCACCAAGCTATGCTCGCTCATTTGCAGGCTAAACCACTATTAGATTTGGGCCTAAGGTTGGGTGAGGGGACGGGGGCGGCTCTAGCGCTTCCGCTTATCCAAGCCGCAGCAAATTTTTACAATCAAATGGCGAGTTTTAGTGATGCCGGTATTGAGGCTGTTGTATGA
- a CDS encoding FecCD family ABC transporter permease: protein MRQSFKYAMGQLLAPILTPLGAQQWLILGLVVFALITPIAAASFGAASSGFVDVLHVFISKFNQLFSSEIQPVTRSMLDRIVFELRLPRILLAFVAGAGLSLAGSVLQTVTRNPLADPYLFGISSGASFGAVVMLTLFSPLGNLDTSISEGLFSGALGGSFGVHTLLWFSLPLGAFIGASLSVLIVLALSGLGLNSQVERMLLSGVATSFMFGALTSLLLYFASPQATASVLFWSLGSFAKASWSLLLLPALVIGTSLVVILAYKRQILALQAGDETAHTLGVNVPKLRLNMLLLCSLITAILVATCGGIGFVGLMVPHTVRMLFPGRQPIVLTALIGGLFMVWVDVLARCLLGNQELPVGIITAAIGSFFFLLILRRRRVSI from the coding sequence ATGAGACAGTCGTTTAAATATGCCATGGGGCAACTACTTGCACCGATTCTCACCCCCTTGGGAGCCCAGCAGTGGCTTATCTTGGGATTGGTGGTCTTTGCCCTTATTACCCCGATTGCGGCGGCAAGTTTTGGTGCGGCAAGCTCAGGCTTTGTGGATGTGCTGCATGTATTTATCAGTAAATTCAATCAACTTTTCTCATCCGAGATTCAGCCTGTCACCCGCTCAATGCTCGATAGAATCGTGTTTGAGCTGCGTCTGCCGCGTATTCTGTTGGCCTTTGTTGCTGGCGCAGGCCTGTCACTTGCTGGCAGTGTGTTGCAAACCGTGACTCGTAATCCCTTGGCCGATCCTTACCTGTTTGGGATTAGTTCGGGGGCATCCTTTGGCGCAGTGGTGATGTTGACCCTGTTTTCTCCATTGGGCAATCTCGATACCAGTATCAGTGAAGGATTGTTCAGCGGCGCCCTCGGCGGCTCATTTGGTGTGCATACACTGCTGTGGTTTAGTTTACCGCTAGGCGCCTTTATTGGCGCCAGTTTGTCTGTGTTGATTGTGTTAGCACTTTCTGGTCTTGGGCTTAACAGTCAAGTCGAACGCATGTTGCTCTCGGGCGTTGCCACCTCTTTTATGTTTGGCGCTCTGACCAGTTTATTGCTGTATTTTGCTAGCCCGCAGGCCACTGCCTCGGTGCTGTTTTGGAGCCTGGGCAGTTTTGCCAAGGCCAGTTGGTCTTTACTGTTATTACCTGCACTTGTCATTGGTACCAGTTTAGTTGTTATTCTGGCCTATAAACGGCAGATCCTCGCCCTGCAGGCGGGGGATGAAACCGCCCATACCTTAGGGGTGAACGTGCCTAAACTTAGGCTCAATATGTTACTGCTGTGCTCACTCATCACCGCCATACTAGTGGCTACCTGCGGTGGTATTGGCTTTGTGGGTTTGATGGTGCCCCATACGGTGCGGATGTTATTCCCAGGCCGTCAGCCGATAGTGTTAACGGCACTGATTGGCGGGTTATTTATGGTATGGGTCGATGTGCTGGCGCGCTGTTTATTAGGCAATCAGGAATTACCCGTGGGCATTATTACCGCCGCGATCGGTAGTTTTTTCTTTTTGCTGATCCTGCGTCGTCGCAGGGTATCCATCTGA
- a CDS encoding ABC transporter ATP-binding protein, with protein sequence MPEAVKPSSEPTPISLALNVQQLSWRHDDKAILSQVSFTLNQGEMLGLIGPNGAGKSSLLRCLYRFIQPTEGSISLFGQDIGLFSPKTFARQVAVVQQDTPHYFEMSAAQIVAMGLTPHKGMFESHSHIDTDRVNQALAKVGLSHKSNQQYERLSGGEKQRALIARAIVQQPKLLILDEPTNHLDVRYQIQILTLVRSLGISVIASIHDLNLASALCDSLLLLDKGEVVAKGAPKQVLTEASIDEVFGIKARVTTHPDHGNPQINYYYGVTNSDDNTRRSESSGNNPREVCGGNQ encoded by the coding sequence ATGCCAGAGGCTGTTAAGCCTTCGTCTGAGCCAACGCCAATCTCACTCGCCCTCAATGTGCAGCAATTAAGCTGGCGTCACGATGACAAGGCTATTTTATCTCAGGTGAGTTTTACCCTTAATCAGGGTGAAATGCTCGGCTTGATAGGTCCTAACGGTGCGGGAAAGTCTAGCCTGCTACGCTGTCTGTACCGTTTTATCCAACCAACGGAGGGGAGTATCAGCCTTTTCGGTCAGGATATTGGACTATTTTCCCCTAAGACTTTTGCCCGTCAGGTGGCTGTGGTGCAGCAAGATACACCCCATTACTTCGAGATGAGCGCCGCGCAAATTGTTGCCATGGGCCTCACGCCGCACAAGGGCATGTTCGAGAGTCATTCCCACATCGATACCGACAGAGTGAATCAGGCTCTGGCTAAAGTGGGATTAAGCCATAAGAGCAATCAACAATACGAGCGTTTATCGGGCGGTGAAAAACAGCGCGCACTGATTGCCCGCGCTATAGTGCAGCAGCCTAAATTGCTGATTTTAGATGAGCCCACCAACCACTTAGATGTGCGATATCAAATTCAAATTCTGACCTTAGTGCGCAGCCTTGGCATCAGCGTCATTGCTTCTATCCATGACTTAAATCTTGCCAGCGCCCTGTGCGATAGCCTGTTGCTGTTAGACAAGGGCGAAGTCGTGGCTAAGGGGGCGCCTAAACAAGTGTTAACCGAGGCCAGTATTGATGAGGTGTTTGGCATTAAGGCGCGAGTGACGACCCATCCAGACCATGGAAATCCACAAATTAACTATTACTACGGTGTGACAAATAGCGATGATAACACTCGGCGGTCAGAGTCATCTGGGAATAACCCTAGGGAAGTTTGCGGGGGTAATCAATGA
- a CDS encoding histidine phosphatase family protein, producing MKRVRLLLLRHGECEGGAILRGRTDVSLTKNGWQQMAAAVAKHSEFAIDTCHAIYSSPLRRCADFAKQFKDKLSLVDGLKEADFGDWDGQSFDALYQECGDMLDAYWQNPWAIAPPNGESMAQFEARVDAAIDSILDNVFENSFMALTQSKQANESQLAAQMQSEHIWVITHGGVIRHLMARALGAVRVAGFYRQLSLPYGALVTIEVLQEANGTRYWQLEWPTSST from the coding sequence ATGAAGCGAGTGAGATTATTACTGCTGCGCCACGGTGAATGTGAGGGCGGGGCAATTTTAAGGGGGCGAACCGATGTGTCGCTCACTAAGAACGGCTGGCAGCAGATGGCTGCGGCAGTGGCCAAACATTCCGAGTTTGCTATTGATACTTGTCATGCAATCTATAGCTCGCCCCTAAGACGCTGCGCCGATTTTGCTAAGCAATTTAAGGATAAACTCTCCCTTGTCGATGGACTTAAGGAGGCGGATTTTGGTGACTGGGATGGCCAAAGCTTCGATGCCTTATATCAGGAATGTGGTGACATGCTTGATGCCTATTGGCAAAATCCGTGGGCGATAGCGCCGCCCAATGGCGAGAGCATGGCGCAATTTGAAGCGCGTGTCGATGCTGCTATCGATAGCATCTTAGATAATGTTTTTGAAAACAGCTTTATGGCATTAACCCAATCAAAACAAGCTAATGAATCTCAATTGGCAGCGCAAATGCAAAGCGAGCATATCTGGGTGATTACCCATGGCGGTGTGATTCGGCATTTAATGGCACGCGCCTTAGGTGCGGTGAGGGTGGCGGGATTCTATAGGCAATTATCGCTGCCCTATGGTGCTCTGGTGACCATTGAAGTCTTGCAAGAGGCAAATGGCACGCGTTACTGGCAATTAGAGTGGCCAACTTCTTCTACTTAG
- the metH gene encoding methionine synthase codes for MAIPRAKAGQILADIRNQLEQRILILDGAMGTMIQGYKLEEADYRGERFKDWHTDVKGNNDLLVLTQPQIIKQIHIDYLNAGADIIETNTFNATTIAMADYDMQSLSAEINREGARLAREACDEIEKATGKPRYVAGVLGPTNRTCSISPDVNDPGFRNIHFDELVTAYCESTKALIEGGADIIMVETIFDTLNAKAALFAIETVFDELFGPNSPDRLPVMISGTITDASGRTLTGQTTEAFYNSLRHIKPLSIGLNCALGPKELRPYVEELSRIAECYVSAHPNAGLPNEFGGYDETPEDMARVIQEWASEGLLNIIGGCCGSTPAHIKTIREAVEAHSPRVLPEIPVACRLSGLEPLTIDAQTLFVNVGERTNVTGSAKFLKLIKEGKFEQALDVAREQVESGAQIIDINMDEGMLDGVEVMHKFLNLIASEPDISRVPIMIDSSKWEVIEAGLKCIQGKGIVNSISLKEGEEKFIEQATLVKRYGAAAIIMAFDEQGQADTKARKVEICTRAYRVLVDKVGFPPEDIIFDPNIFAIATGIDEHDNYAVDFIDAIKEIKATLPHAMISGGVSNVSFSFRGNNPVREAIHAVFLYHAIKVGMDMGIVNAGQLAIYDDIDPELKDKVENVVLNLPCPVDGSSNTEQLLDIAEKFRGDGATAAKKEDLEWRSWPVNQRLAHALVKGITEFIDEDTEAARQLATRPLDVIEGPLMDGMNIVGDLFGSGKMFLPQVVKSARVMKKAVAYLNPFIELEKVEGQSNGKILMVTVKGDVHDIGKNIVGVVLACNGFEVVDLGVMVSVEKILEAVKEHNIDIIGMSGLITPSLDEMVHNVKTFHREGLTIPAIIGGATCSKIHTAVKIAPHYPHGAIYIADASRAVPMVSKLVSNETRQTTIDETYAEYEEMRVKRLSQTKRKEIVSLEAARENRCQHDWANYTPFKPNVLGRQVFEDYPLTDLVDRIDWTPFFRAWELHGHYPEILSDKVVGVEAQKLFADGQAMLKKIIDEKWLTAKAVIGLFPANTVNHDDIELYTDETRTEVEMTTHHLRMQLERVGNDNFCLADFVAPKDSGVADYMGGFAVTAGHGIDEHVARFEANHDDYNAIMLKCLADRLAEAFAERMHERVRKEFWGYAADEALNNEALIREKYKGIRPAPGYPACPDHTEKGLLWDLLKPNETIDLNITESYAMFPTAAVSGWYFAHPKSRYFGVTNIDRDQVEDYAKRKGMTVSETEKWLAPILDYDPE; via the coding sequence ATGGCGATACCGAGAGCAAAAGCTGGCCAAATCCTGGCTGACATTCGTAATCAGCTTGAGCAACGTATTCTTATCCTAGACGGTGCCATGGGTACTATGATCCAAGGCTACAAGCTAGAGGAAGCGGATTATCGCGGCGAGCGCTTCAAGGATTGGCATACCGATGTGAAGGGCAATAACGATTTGTTAGTGCTCACTCAGCCGCAGATCATCAAGCAAATTCATATCGACTACCTCAATGCCGGTGCCGATATCATTGAAACCAATACCTTTAACGCCACCACTATCGCCATGGCCGACTACGATATGCAGTCCTTGTCCGCCGAGATTAACCGTGAAGGTGCCCGCCTTGCCCGCGAGGCCTGTGATGAAATCGAAAAAGCCACGGGCAAACCGCGCTACGTGGCCGGAGTGCTCGGGCCCACTAACCGCACTTGCTCTATCAGCCCAGATGTGAACGACCCCGGCTTTCGCAATATTCACTTCGATGAGTTAGTGACCGCTTACTGCGAATCAACCAAAGCGCTAATTGAAGGCGGCGCCGATATCATTATGGTCGAGACCATTTTCGATACCTTAAACGCTAAGGCCGCATTGTTCGCCATCGAAACCGTATTTGATGAACTTTTTGGGCCAAATTCGCCAGACCGTTTACCTGTGATGATTTCAGGTACTATTACCGATGCCTCTGGCCGAACACTTACCGGACAAACCACCGAAGCCTTTTACAATTCCCTTCGCCATATCAAGCCCTTATCCATCGGCCTTAACTGCGCCCTCGGGCCAAAAGAGCTTCGCCCTTACGTCGAAGAATTATCTCGCATTGCCGAATGCTATGTGTCTGCGCACCCTAACGCGGGTCTGCCGAACGAATTTGGTGGCTACGATGAAACCCCAGAGGATATGGCGCGGGTTATTCAAGAATGGGCGAGTGAAGGGCTGCTGAATATCATCGGCGGCTGCTGTGGTAGCACGCCTGCCCACATCAAAACCATTCGCGAAGCGGTTGAAGCCCACTCGCCACGTGTACTGCCAGAGATCCCCGTCGCCTGCCGTTTATCGGGTTTGGAACCACTCACTATCGACGCTCAAACCCTGTTTGTGAACGTAGGCGAGCGTACCAACGTCACGGGCTCGGCCAAGTTCCTCAAACTGATTAAAGAAGGCAAATTTGAACAGGCGCTCGATGTCGCCCGCGAGCAGGTTGAAAGCGGCGCGCAGATCATCGACATCAACATGGACGAAGGCATGCTCGATGGCGTCGAGGTGATGCATAAGTTCTTAAATCTTATCGCCTCAGAGCCGGATATCAGCCGCGTGCCGATTATGATCGACTCCTCTAAGTGGGAAGTGATTGAAGCAGGCCTCAAATGTATTCAAGGTAAGGGGATTGTTAACTCTATCTCCTTAAAAGAAGGCGAAGAGAAATTTATTGAGCAGGCGACCTTAGTAAAACGCTACGGTGCCGCGGCCATTATCATGGCCTTCGACGAGCAGGGTCAGGCCGATACTAAGGCGCGCAAAGTTGAAATCTGTACCCGCGCCTACCGCGTGCTGGTCGATAAAGTCGGTTTTCCGCCAGAAGACATTATCTTCGACCCGAACATCTTCGCTATCGCAACTGGTATCGATGAGCACGATAACTATGCCGTCGATTTTATCGATGCCATTAAAGAGATTAAGGCCACCCTGCCCCATGCGATGATTTCGGGCGGTGTGTCGAACGTGTCATTCTCCTTCCGCGGCAATAACCCAGTACGTGAGGCTATTCACGCGGTATTCCTGTACCACGCGATTAAAGTCGGCATGGATATGGGTATCGTTAACGCGGGCCAATTAGCGATTTACGACGATATCGACCCAGAACTGAAGGACAAGGTCGAAAACGTCGTGCTCAACCTGCCTTGTCCAGTTGACGGTTCGAGCAATACCGAACAGCTTTTAGATATTGCCGAAAAATTCCGTGGCGACGGCGCAACTGCCGCCAAGAAGGAAGATCTAGAATGGCGCTCATGGCCGGTGAATCAGCGTTTAGCCCACGCGCTAGTAAAAGGTATTACCGAATTTATCGATGAAGATACCGAAGCAGCGCGCCAACTTGCCACAAGACCACTCGATGTGATCGAAGGTCCGCTGATGGACGGCATGAATATAGTTGGTGACCTCTTTGGCTCAGGCAAAATGTTCCTGCCACAGGTGGTAAAATCAGCTCGGGTAATGAAAAAAGCCGTTGCCTACCTTAACCCGTTTATCGAACTCGAAAAAGTCGAAGGCCAGTCCAACGGCAAGATTTTAATGGTTACCGTTAAAGGCGACGTACACGATATCGGCAAGAACATTGTCGGCGTGGTACTGGCCTGTAACGGTTTCGAAGTGGTCGATTTAGGCGTGATGGTGTCGGTCGAAAAAATCCTCGAGGCCGTGAAAGAACACAATATCGATATTATCGGTATGTCGGGGCTGATTACCCCAAGTCTCGATGAAATGGTGCATAACGTGAAAACCTTCCACCGTGAAGGCCTTACCATTCCAGCGATTATCGGCGGCGCAACCTGCTCTAAAATCCATACCGCGGTGAAAATTGCGCCCCATTATCCCCATGGCGCCATCTACATTGCCGATGCGTCACGTGCTGTGCCTATGGTGAGCAAACTCGTCAGCAACGAAACCCGCCAGACGACAATCGATGAAACCTACGCCGAATACGAAGAGATGCGCGTTAAGCGTTTATCCCAAACCAAGCGTAAGGAAATTGTGTCCTTAGAAGCCGCCCGTGAAAATCGCTGCCAGCACGACTGGGCGAACTACACCCCGTTCAAGCCAAATGTACTGGGTCGTCAAGTGTTTGAAGACTATCCATTAACCGACTTAGTGGATCGTATCGATTGGACGCCGTTCTTCCGCGCTTGGGAGCTGCATGGCCACTACCCCGAGATCCTAAGCGATAAGGTAGTTGGCGTTGAGGCGCAAAAACTGTTCGCCGATGGTCAAGCCATGCTGAAAAAAATCATCGACGAAAAATGGCTCACCGCCAAGGCCGTGATTGGCTTATTCCCCGCTAATACCGTTAACCATGACGATATCGAGCTTTATACCGATGAAACCCGCACAGAGGTAGAAATGACTACCCATCACCTGCGGATGCAGCTTGAGCGTGTGGGTAACGATAACTTCTGCTTGGCCGACTTTGTGGCACCAAAGGACAGCGGTGTTGCCGACTATATGGGCGGTTTTGCGGTCACCGCAGGCCATGGTATCGACGAGCACGTGGCACGCTTTGAAGCCAACCACGACGACTACAACGCCATTATGCTCAAATGCTTAGCCGACCGTTTAGCCGAGGCCTTTGCCGAGCGGATGCACGAGCGCGTGCGCAAGGAATTCTGGGGTTATGCGGCAGATGAAGCCTTAAACAACGAAGCCTTAATTCGCGAGAAATACAAAGGTATCCGCCCAGCACCGGGTTATCCAGCCTGCCCGGATCACACCGAAAAAGGCCTGCTGTGGGACTTGTTAAAGCCGAATGAAACCATCGACTTAAACATTACCGAAAGCTACGCCATGTTCCCCACCGCTGCGGTATCTGGCTGGTACTTCGCCCATCCAAAATCCCGCTACTTTGGAGTAACCAACATCGACCGCGATCAGGTGGAGGATTACGCTAAGCGTAAAGGGATGACAGTGAGTGAGACGGAGAAGTGGTTAGCACCAATACTTGATTATGACCCAGAATAG